The following coding sequences are from one Formosa haliotis window:
- a CDS encoding NAD(P)/FAD-dependent oxidoreductase has translation MNIPRTSNPRVVIIGGGFAGVSLAKTLSKLEVQVVLLDKHNYHNFQPLLYQVSTGGLEPDSIAYPIRKILKDYKNFQFRLANVLEIDPIGKWIKADIGELKFDYLVIASGSETNYFGNTSIETHSMAMKTIPQSLNLRSLILENFEDALLTNDLNERNALMNFVIVGAGPTGVELAGALAEIKQGILPKDYPDLDTRLAQIHLIQSGDRILKEMSETASENAEEFLEELGVNVWKNLRVKGYDGKTVTTNSDVTFETATMVWAAGVKGAAIKGLDAENIDLRSNRIKVNAYNQLEAYPNIFAIGDVAQIETETHPFGYPMMAQPAIQQGKQLGPNIERLLAGKPMVPFKYQDKGAMATVGRNKAVVDMPKFKFQGVFAWFVWMFVHLFFLIGFRNRMIVFVNWVYNYIRFDREARLIIRPFKRKLKSDI, from the coding sequence ATGAATATACCCAGAACGAGTAACCCTCGTGTTGTTATTATAGGAGGAGGCTTTGCTGGCGTATCTTTGGCCAAGACATTATCTAAATTAGAAGTCCAGGTTGTACTTCTAGACAAGCATAATTATCATAATTTTCAACCCTTACTATATCAGGTATCTACAGGAGGTTTAGAACCAGATTCTATTGCTTATCCTATTCGAAAAATCCTTAAAGATTACAAAAATTTTCAATTTCGTTTGGCAAATGTGTTAGAAATTGATCCCATAGGAAAATGGATTAAAGCCGATATAGGGGAATTAAAATTTGATTATTTGGTGATTGCTTCAGGTTCTGAAACCAATTATTTTGGTAATACCTCTATAGAGACTCATAGTATGGCCATGAAAACCATTCCGCAGTCTTTAAACTTACGAAGTTTAATTTTAGAAAACTTTGAAGATGCTTTACTTACTAACGATTTAAACGAGCGCAACGCGTTAATGAACTTTGTAATTGTTGGTGCGGGACCCACAGGGGTAGAGCTTGCTGGTGCTTTGGCAGAAATAAAACAAGGGATTCTACCAAAAGATTATCCAGATTTAGATACGCGTTTGGCCCAAATTCATTTAATACAATCTGGAGATCGTATTTTAAAAGAAATGAGTGAAACGGCTTCAGAAAATGCGGAAGAATTTTTAGAAGAATTAGGGGTAAATGTTTGGAAAAATTTACGTGTTAAAGGTTACGATGGTAAAACGGTTACAACGAATAGTGATGTGACTTTCGAAACTGCTACTATGGTTTGGGCAGCAGGGGTTAAAGGTGCTGCTATAAAAGGCCTAGATGCCGAAAATATAGATTTAAGAAGCAATCGTATTAAAGTTAACGCTTATAATCAGTTAGAGGCATACCCAAATATATTCGCTATTGGCGACGTGGCACAAATAGAAACAGAAACCCATCCTTTTGGATACCCAATGATGGCACAACCTGCCATCCAGCAAGGAAAACAACTAGGGCCAAATATAGAACGTTTATTGGCTGGTAAGCCTATGGTTCCGTTTAAATATCAAGACAAAGGCGCTATGGCTACAGTAGGTAGAAATAAGGCCGTTGTCGATATGCCTAAATTTAAATTTCAAGGGGTTTTTGCATGGTTTGTATGGATGTTTGTTCATCTATTCTTTTTAATCGGATTTAGAAATCGGATGATTGTTTTTGTAAACTGGGTATATAATTATATTCGTTTCGATAGAGAAGCCCGATTAATTATTCGTCCGTTTAAAAGAAAATTAAAGTCTGATATTTAA